One Armatimonadia bacterium genomic region harbors:
- a CDS encoding 4Fe-4S binding protein, with the protein MGVALAAENFPPPEFTTGYQFPKATEPGPRDASLSLVDAAVLLTALSLAAYFALRRRSRRELAILSVFCLLYLGFYRHGCVCAVGSFQNVALAVADPGYVLPVVVGAFFVLPLLFALFFGRVFCSAVCPLGQAQEVVLLRAVKVPRWVDQALGVLPFLYLGVAVLYAALGSAFVVCRYDPFVLFFRLGGNLEMLIFGVAVLLLATVVGRPYCRFLCPYGALLRLIAPFARWRVRTTPTECVNCHLCADACPYGAIQPPNVTDARIGRLEGRSRLAWLVAAFPLILAAGGFLGWQSAPVLAKLDPTISLANRVWLEEHGRVKGKTEASEAFATQGTPSADLYREAAKIRKRFDGGSLLLGVWVGLVIVLRMISLSVRRRREAYQVDPGACVACGRCFSACPVGRSVIAEAEGASISALTPGEEGR; encoded by the coding sequence GTGGGAGTAGCGCTGGCTGCCGAGAACTTCCCGCCGCCGGAGTTCACGACGGGCTACCAGTTCCCGAAGGCGACGGAGCCCGGCCCCAGGGATGCGAGCTTATCGCTGGTGGATGCGGCGGTACTGCTGACGGCGCTATCGTTGGCGGCGTACTTCGCTTTGCGCCGACGGTCTCGCCGGGAGCTGGCGATTCTGTCGGTGTTCTGCCTGTTGTACCTGGGCTTCTACCGGCATGGCTGCGTCTGTGCCGTCGGCTCCTTTCAGAATGTCGCGCTTGCGGTTGCCGACCCGGGCTATGTGTTGCCTGTCGTGGTGGGCGCGTTCTTTGTGCTGCCCTTGCTGTTCGCGCTGTTCTTCGGGCGGGTGTTTTGCTCGGCAGTGTGCCCGCTGGGTCAGGCGCAGGAGGTTGTGCTGCTGAGGGCTGTGAAGGTGCCGCGGTGGGTCGACCAGGCCCTCGGTGTCCTTCCCTTCCTGTACCTGGGTGTCGCGGTGCTGTATGCCGCCCTGGGGAGTGCCTTTGTGGTCTGCCGGTATGACCCCTTCGTGCTGTTCTTCCGCCTCGGCGGGAACTTGGAGATGCTGATCTTCGGGGTCGCGGTGCTGCTCCTGGCGACGGTGGTGGGCCGTCCGTACTGCCGATTCCTGTGCCCCTACGGGGCGCTGCTGCGACTGATCGCGCCCTTCGCGAGGTGGCGGGTCCGCACCACTCCCACGGAGTGCGTGAACTGTCACCTGTGTGCGGACGCCTGCCCTTACGGGGCGATTCAGCCGCCGAACGTTACCGACGCGCGGATCGGTCGGCTGGAAGGTCGCAGCCGCTTGGCCTGGTTGGTGGCAGCCTTTCCGCTGATCCTGGCCGCCGGAGGGTTCCTCGGGTGGCAGAGCGCGCCAGTCCTGGCGAAGCTCGACCCGACGATCAGCCTGGCCAACCGCGTGTGGCTGGAGGAGCACGGTAGGGTGAAAGGCAAGACTGAGGCGAGTGAGGCCTTCGCCACCCAGGGCACACCCAGCGCAGACCTGTACCGGGAGGCGGCCAAGATCCGCAAGCGGTTCGATGGTGGCTCCCTGCTCCTGGGTGTTTGGGTCGGCCTGGTGATTGTCCTGAGGATGATCTCGCTGTCGGTGCGACGCCGACGAGAGGCGTACCAGGTGGACCCGGGGGCCTGCGTGGCCTGCGGTCGTTGCTTTTCGGCCTGTCCCGTGGGCCGGTCCGTGATAGCCGAAGCCGAGGGCGCGAGCATCTCTGCGCTCACCCCCGGTGAGGAGGGGCGTTGA
- a CDS encoding ferredoxin: protein MSEDGKLKRPEQRISRRQILAECLRGAGVLVMGGALGSLVTRGHADNTVWQIDPSKCVQCGKCATDCVLNPSAVKCVHQYRVCGYCELCFGYFVDQRANDEERAENQRCPTNAIRRTFVEDPYFQYDIDELKCIGCGICVKGCKTFGNGSLVLQVRHDRCLNCNECNIAQNCPANAFVRVPAQTPYLLRTEQEEGPGAKQ from the coding sequence ATGTCTGAGGACGGCAAGCTCAAGCGGCCCGAGCAGCGGATCAGTCGGCGCCAGATTCTGGCCGAGTGCCTGCGCGGTGCCGGGGTGCTGGTGATGGGCGGTGCCCTGGGGTCGCTGGTCACCCGGGGGCATGCGGACAACACGGTATGGCAGATCGATCCGAGCAAGTGCGTACAGTGCGGCAAGTGTGCCACCGACTGCGTCCTGAACCCCTCGGCGGTGAAGTGCGTCCACCAGTACCGCGTGTGTGGCTACTGCGAGCTTTGTTTCGGCTACTTCGTGGACCAGCGTGCCAATGACGAGGAGCGAGCGGAGAACCAGCGCTGCCCGACGAACGCCATCCGGCGCACCTTCGTCGAGGACCCGTACTTCCAGTATGACATCGACGAGCTCAAGTGCATCGGGTGCGGGATCTGTGTGAAGGGCTGCAAGACCTTCGGAAATGGTTCCCTGGTCTTGCAGGTACGGCATGACCGCTGCCTGAACTGCAATGAGTGCAACATCGCTCAGAACTGTCCCGCGAACGCTTTCGTGAGAGTTCCCGCCCAGACGCCCTATCTTCTGCGCACAGAGCAAGAGGAAGGTCCGGGCGCCAAGCAATGA
- a CDS encoding NHL repeat-containing protein, whose translation MAETVPPRRPGGRGAGWATAGLALVVVAAGLLVYQHLHQGRQVSTQAVQPQQTIDQTLETLRQVDPALVKYREARTVQTGFQTPRGIALSRSGELYVVGDRALRVFEADGVGTTGTQLGDEPTCVAVDEAVMVALGYRGSVEIRDDGGAVQAHWQVAGKSPYVTCVALSGEQVWVADAGDRVVLRYDRTGKLLGRLGEKDPAKKVPGLFLPSPHLDVVPLDQGRVLVNNTGRHLVETYTAQGELKSAWGRYGPEIDGFPGCCNPTDLALLPDGKVVASDKGLPRVKVYNQQGALQAVVATPAQLSRDASALDLAVSADGTVYVLDGPAALVRVFVPK comes from the coding sequence ATGGCCGAGACGGTGCCGCCGAGGCGCCCTGGAGGTCGTGGAGCTGGATGGGCCACTGCCGGTCTGGCCCTGGTGGTCGTGGCTGCCGGTCTGCTGGTGTATCAGCATCTGCACCAGGGGCGGCAGGTCTCCACGCAGGCCGTCCAGCCACAGCAGACCATCGACCAGACGCTGGAGACGCTGCGGCAGGTCGATCCGGCGCTGGTCAAGTACCGCGAAGCCCGCACGGTGCAGACAGGCTTCCAGACGCCTCGCGGGATTGCCTTGAGCAGATCAGGCGAACTCTACGTAGTGGGTGACAGGGCCCTGCGGGTTTTCGAGGCTGACGGCGTCGGCACCACGGGAACCCAACTGGGTGACGAGCCGACCTGCGTGGCAGTGGACGAGGCAGTGATGGTGGCCCTTGGCTACCGCGGGAGTGTGGAGATCCGTGATGACGGTGGGGCTGTGCAGGCCCACTGGCAGGTGGCCGGGAAGAGCCCCTATGTGACCTGCGTTGCGCTCTCCGGCGAGCAAGTGTGGGTGGCCGACGCCGGTGATCGCGTAGTGCTGCGCTATGATCGCACCGGGAAGCTTCTGGGACGTCTCGGTGAGAAGGACCCCGCGAAGAAGGTACCGGGGCTGTTCTTGCCCAGTCCTCACCTGGACGTGGTGCCGCTGGATCAGGGGCGGGTTCTGGTCAACAACACAGGCCGCCACCTGGTGGAAACCTACACGGCCCAGGGAGAGTTGAAGTCAGCATGGGGACGCTACGGGCCGGAGATTGATGGCTTCCCCGGGTGCTGCAACCCGACGGATCTCGCACTGCTGCCCGACGGGAAAGTGGTGGCCAGTGACAAGGGATTGCCGCGGGTGAAGGTGTACAATCAGCAGGGAGCGTTACAGGCGGTCGTCGCGACACCGGCACAGTTGTCCCGCGACGCCTCTGCGCTGGACCTTGCGGTAAGCGCCGACGGCACAGTCTACGTTCTGGATGGCCCGGCGGCGCTGGTGAGAGTGTTCGTCCCTAAGTGA
- a CDS encoding PQQ-binding-like beta-propeller repeat protein, with the protein MALLITWGIPGFFAIVGALLLVVWLRGAPNPADVAPRTPTSDRSAGATGVVARPAAGPGGAVTPGAMPGAPLGTGPVVGAPAGSASGLPGAASATAAAGSGAPIASVRGFWPGFRGPNRDNLSPDSTSLLTSWGGGPTRLWSVSMGEGYAGAAVADSRVYVLDYDQTARADKLRCLSLANGQELWSQSYPVDVKRNHGMSRTVPALYKQYVVTLGPKCHVMCCDAKTGAVKWRIDLVAQYGATVPPWYAGQCPLIDNGRVILAPGGKALMIAVDIATGKVAWQAPNPRGWKMTHTSIVPVSVAGKKMYVYCGSGGVAGVAADKGTLLWDTTAWVVSTATVPSPVPIGDGRIFLCGGYNSGAMMLRLVPSGGKFTAEQVFRLKPNVFGSDQQTPILYRGHLYGVIPGGQLACLSLDGKQVWASGTDRFGLGPYMIAGGNIYVLDDKGELSLVSASPSGYKRLARAKVLNGPDAWGPMALAGGRLIVRDLTTMACLQVGR; encoded by the coding sequence GTGGCACTACTGATCACCTGGGGTATCCCCGGATTCTTTGCGATCGTCGGTGCCTTGCTGCTCGTTGTCTGGCTCCGAGGAGCGCCCAATCCGGCGGACGTCGCCCCTCGCACTCCCACTTCAGATCGCAGTGCCGGGGCGACCGGCGTTGTTGCCCGACCGGCTGCCGGACCTGGTGGTGCGGTGACTCCCGGGGCGATGCCGGGTGCACCCTTGGGGACGGGTCCCGTAGTTGGCGCGCCTGCGGGTAGCGCTTCAGGTCTGCCGGGCGCAGCTTCAGCGACCGCAGCCGCCGGCTCGGGCGCTCCGATAGCCTCCGTGCGGGGGTTCTGGCCCGGCTTCCGCGGACCGAATCGCGACAACCTCAGTCCGGACTCCACGTCACTGTTGACGAGTTGGGGTGGAGGACCGACTCGACTGTGGTCGGTCAGCATGGGAGAGGGCTACGCCGGAGCGGCTGTTGCAGATAGCCGGGTCTACGTGCTGGACTATGACCAGACCGCACGGGCCGATAAGCTGCGCTGCCTGTCCCTGGCCAACGGGCAGGAGCTGTGGTCGCAAAGCTACCCCGTGGACGTGAAGCGCAACCACGGGATGTCGCGCACAGTGCCCGCGCTGTACAAGCAGTATGTCGTGACCCTGGGACCGAAGTGCCACGTGATGTGTTGCGACGCCAAGACCGGGGCGGTGAAGTGGAGGATTGACCTCGTGGCGCAGTACGGGGCGACGGTGCCTCCCTGGTACGCCGGGCAGTGCCCGCTGATCGACAACGGGCGAGTGATCCTGGCCCCGGGCGGCAAGGCGCTCATGATCGCCGTCGACATCGCAACCGGCAAGGTGGCCTGGCAGGCCCCCAACCCACGCGGCTGGAAGATGACACACACCTCGATCGTCCCCGTGTCGGTTGCCGGGAAGAAGATGTATGTGTACTGTGGTTCCGGAGGCGTGGCGGGCGTTGCAGCCGACAAGGGAACCCTCCTCTGGGACACGACCGCCTGGGTCGTGAGCACTGCGACGGTTCCGAGCCCCGTGCCGATTGGTGACGGCAGGATCTTCCTCTGCGGTGGGTACAACTCCGGTGCGATGATGCTGCGGCTCGTGCCCTCGGGTGGCAAGTTCACGGCCGAGCAGGTATTCCGGCTCAAACCCAACGTTTTCGGCTCCGACCAGCAGACCCCGATTCTGTACAGGGGGCACCTGTACGGCGTCATCCCTGGCGGGCAACTGGCGTGTCTGAGCCTCGATGGGAAGCAGGTCTGGGCCAGTGGAACGGATCGCTTCGGCCTGGGGCCCTATATGATCGCGGGCGGGAACATATACGTGCTCGACGACAAGGGCGAACTCTCACTGGTGTCCGCGAGTCCGAGTGGATATAAGAGACTGGCGCGGGCGAAGGTCCTCAACGGTCCGGATGCCTGGGGACCGATGGCCCTGGCTGGCGGTCGGCTGATCGTGAGAGACCTGACCACCATGGCATGTCTGCAAGTCGGGAGGTAA
- a CDS encoding PQQ-binding-like beta-propeller repeat protein: MAELPTESTAPVKRDRTKLYYRTAVTVACVAAVFCLVVLVLLVVNAVQARSADPSKPAQIEMMKADLAKQPTNQKLRDDIRKLDQDIRWSYYITRLRAIQGAYLLLGGVVVLLVSLHFVLKLRTRLPVPTEVSGLKVWLEAAVARRTVILLGVVLASVLLVMAVLGRHDPSSEYAKTSVKDVLPPQPGPMEVPSMVAGQPTPVGQPNLQSPLSPLAAAGSPGLAGPQGPAGPPGPTGPAGERGPAGEQGRQGEPGPAGPAGTAGFPGRPGGSSRPGATGESAGEGGRTGRQGMGGPGSSGFQGSGTPGFPGGPQRPGLPGTQGGAPAVGQGSPDLLANWPVFRGYMPGRVSTDRFPVQWDAGSGQGVLWKAAVPLPGKGSPVAWKDRVYLSGANDKQREVYAFDVATGKLVWKQAVVLNESKSQPAPEVNEETGYAASTMTTDGKNVVAMFANGDVAAFDLTGKQVWSRSFGPLDNIYGHASSPILYRNLVLLQLDQGGDPDGGLSGLLALDVATGKTLWRTPRPVPNSWSTPIVAFTGRRFEILTMASPFVISYDPGTGKELWRTMCLNGDVAPSPAFGGGLVLVAQDGSGLFAIRPPEPNTGDKGEIVWQAGDGLPDICSPAANDEVVILAASGGLVTCYETATGKKLWEHDLGTSVNASPVIAGKLVYLTDTEGVTHIFEAGPEFKAIGVGKFGEPVYTTAAFAAGKVFVRGTKNLFCVGAKPANG, encoded by the coding sequence ATGGCCGAATTGCCCACTGAGTCGACCGCACCGGTCAAACGTGACCGCACGAAACTGTACTACCGGACCGCGGTGACCGTCGCCTGCGTCGCGGCGGTCTTCTGCCTGGTCGTCCTGGTGCTGCTGGTGGTGAATGCCGTCCAGGCCCGCTCTGCCGACCCCTCGAAACCGGCACAAATCGAGATGATGAAGGCCGACCTGGCCAAGCAGCCCACGAACCAGAAGCTGCGCGACGACATCCGCAAACTCGACCAGGATATCCGTTGGTCCTACTACATCACTCGTCTCCGCGCGATTCAGGGCGCGTATCTGCTTCTGGGCGGCGTCGTGGTCCTGCTGGTGTCGCTGCATTTCGTGCTCAAGCTGCGCACACGGCTGCCCGTGCCGACGGAGGTAAGCGGCCTCAAGGTCTGGCTTGAGGCGGCCGTGGCGCGTCGAACGGTGATTCTCCTTGGCGTAGTGCTCGCGTCGGTCTTGCTGGTAATGGCTGTGCTGGGGAGGCATGATCCCTCCTCGGAGTACGCGAAGACGTCGGTGAAGGACGTCCTGCCTCCGCAGCCGGGACCGATGGAAGTCCCGTCGATGGTTGCCGGGCAGCCTACACCTGTGGGACAGCCGAACCTGCAGTCACCACTCTCGCCTCTGGCAGCCGCCGGGAGTCCGGGACTCGCCGGACCGCAAGGTCCGGCAGGCCCTCCAGGACCCACGGGACCAGCAGGTGAGCGTGGTCCTGCCGGTGAGCAGGGACGCCAGGGAGAGCCGGGACCGGCCGGTCCGGCAGGAACTGCGGGTTTCCCTGGTCGGCCCGGCGGCTCTAGCCGCCCTGGTGCCACCGGCGAGTCTGCGGGCGAGGGAGGACGGACCGGCAGACAGGGGATGGGAGGCCCAGGCAGCTCCGGCTTCCAGGGATCAGGAACGCCCGGATTCCCGGGTGGGCCGCAAAGGCCCGGACTGCCGGGAACGCAAGGTGGCGCTCCCGCGGTAGGCCAGGGATCTCCTGACCTGCTGGCCAACTGGCCCGTCTTCCGAGGCTACATGCCCGGCCGGGTGTCGACAGACCGGTTCCCCGTGCAGTGGGACGCCGGTAGTGGACAGGGCGTCCTCTGGAAGGCTGCGGTCCCGCTGCCGGGCAAGGGGTCTCCTGTGGCCTGGAAGGACCGCGTATACCTCAGCGGCGCCAATGACAAGCAGCGCGAGGTGTATGCCTTCGATGTGGCAACCGGCAAGCTGGTATGGAAGCAGGCGGTGGTACTCAACGAGAGCAAGTCGCAGCCGGCTCCCGAGGTCAATGAGGAGACCGGGTATGCCGCATCGACCATGACCACGGACGGCAAGAACGTCGTGGCGATGTTTGCCAACGGTGATGTCGCAGCCTTCGACCTGACCGGCAAGCAGGTCTGGTCTCGCTCCTTCGGTCCTCTGGATAATATCTACGGGCACGCCTCCTCGCCGATCCTCTATCGTAACCTGGTCTTGCTGCAGCTCGATCAGGGCGGGGACCCCGACGGTGGGCTGTCCGGGCTGCTGGCCCTGGACGTTGCCACCGGGAAGACGCTGTGGCGGACGCCGCGGCCGGTTCCCAACTCCTGGTCGACTCCCATCGTTGCCTTCACGGGCCGGCGCTTCGAGATCCTCACGATGGCCAGCCCCTTTGTCATCTCCTATGATCCGGGCACGGGCAAGGAACTGTGGAGGACGATGTGTCTCAACGGCGATGTGGCGCCTTCTCCCGCCTTCGGGGGCGGTCTCGTCCTGGTCGCGCAGGATGGTTCCGGACTCTTCGCGATCCGTCCTCCGGAGCCGAATACTGGTGACAAGGGCGAAATCGTGTGGCAAGCAGGCGATGGGCTACCGGACATCTGCAGCCCGGCCGCCAACGACGAGGTTGTGATCCTCGCCGCCAGCGGAGGGCTCGTGACCTGCTATGAGACGGCCACCGGCAAGAAGCTGTGGGAGCATGACCTGGGCACCTCGGTCAACGCCTCGCCGGTGATCGCCGGGAAGCTGGTGTACCTGACCGACACCGAGGGCGTCACGCACATCTTCGAGGCCGGACCGGAGTTCAAAGCGATCGGCGTGGGCAAGTTCGGTGAGCCGGTGTACACGACGGCAGCTTTCGCCGCGGGGAAGGTCTTTGTCCGAGGCACCAAGAACCTGTTCTGCGTGGGAGCGAAACCTGCCAACGGATGA